In Mercenaria mercenaria strain notata chromosome 14, MADL_Memer_1, whole genome shotgun sequence, the following are encoded in one genomic region:
- the LOC128548101 gene encoding trichohyalin-like — protein MSSDATTREIIDKLDSIFGNVRSGESVLSEFYMSRQKRSETISEWALRLEGILQRAIVKGHVKEDQKDEMLKVRFWRHLYSDDLKNATRLCFETAKSFEELRRKVRIEENEMSAARETEIESTDKVTVNQHLEEDDQSTVMKVILERIKSLEEQLLRLQEKDKECTDRPEREEDRYLDRQPRMSRYDDRGRERDRYDRYDRRNRRNYTDRYKDYEYRNRGHEKDYSNRFDRYDRNREGTDRYGRRFYGRERKVSDTSDRFRDTSERYGKRDFTDGNHRREERYGFDRERRFSDRIDTRFKDREERDTDRDWYMKREDRDNDTTENRTEMRKEENDRNSTPKQDNKQPLKQQQQQKPDTTNKANFSKNLNR, from the coding sequence ATGAGTTCAGATGCTACAACAAGAGAAATCATAGATAAGCTAGATAGTATTTTTGGTAACGTCAGATCAGGAGAATCAGTCTTGTCAGAGTTTTATATGTCACGACAAAAACGAAGTGAAACCATTTCAGAATGGGCATTAAGATTAGAAGGAATTTTACAAAGAGCGATAGTAAAGGGTCATGTTAAAGAAGACCAGAAAGATGAAATGTTGAAAGTGAGATTCTGGAGGCATTTATACAGCGATGACTTGAAAAATGCGACAAGATTGTGCTTTGAAACCGCAAAGTCATTTGAAGAGTTAAGAAGGAAAGTCAGAATAGAGGAAAATGAAATGTCAGCAGCAAGAGAAACAGAAATAGAATCCACAGATAAAGTAACAGTTAATCAGCATTTAGAAGAAGATGACCAATCTACAGTAATGAAGGTGATTTTGGAACGAATAAAAAGTTTAGAAGAGCAACTTCTTAGACTTCAAGAAAAAGATAAAGAATGCACAGATAGACCTGAAAGAGAAGAAGATAGATATTTAGATAGACAACCTAGGATGAGTAGATATGATGATAGAGGTCGAGAAAGAGATAGATATGACAGGTATGATCGACGGAATAGAAGAAATTACACAGACAGATATAAGGATTATGAGTATAGAAATCGAGGACATGAAAAAGACTACTCAAATAGATTTGACAGATATGATAGAAACAGAGAAGGAACTGATAGATACGGAAGGAGGTTTTATGGCAGAGAAAGGAAAGTTAGCGACACAAGTGATAGATTTAGAGACACAAGTGAACGATATGGAAAAAGAGACTTCACAGATGGAAATCATCGAAGAGAAGAACGATATGGGTTCGACAGAGAAAGAAGATTCAGTGACCGAATAGATACTAGATTTAAAGACAGAGAAGAACGTGATACAGACCGAGATTGGTATATGAAGAGAGAAGATAGAGACAATGATACGACAGAGAATAGAACAGAAATGAGAAAAGAGGAGAATGACAGAAACAGTACACCAAAACAAGACAACAAACAAccattaaaacaacaacagcaacagaaACCGGATACGACGAACAAAGCAAACTTCTCCAAGAATTTAAACCGGTAG